One window of Botrimarina mediterranea genomic DNA carries:
- a CDS encoding WcaF family extracellular polysaccharide biosynthesis acetyltransferase has protein sequence MSDNAEPQNEAWVDLSGYTPGGYRPGRGKLTQIVWYFVSVFVFESGWFPVSRLKCSILRCFGAKVGRNVTIKPNVRIKYPWRLNVGDHTWIGQESWIDNLGDVRLGSHVCLSQRAYLCCGGHDHRRRGFDLIVGDITLEDGSWVGAGATVLGGVTVGTNAIAAAGSVVTKDVPAAKVVGGVPARVLGDRERPGGLGIGAGG, from the coding sequence GTGTCCGATAACGCCGAGCCGCAGAACGAGGCGTGGGTCGATCTGTCGGGCTACACGCCCGGCGGCTATCGGCCGGGGCGGGGGAAGCTGACGCAGATCGTTTGGTACTTCGTCAGCGTCTTCGTCTTTGAGTCGGGCTGGTTTCCGGTCAGCAGGCTCAAATGCTCGATCCTCCGCTGCTTCGGGGCGAAGGTCGGCCGCAACGTGACGATCAAGCCGAACGTGCGGATCAAGTACCCGTGGCGGCTGAACGTCGGCGACCACACGTGGATCGGCCAGGAGTCGTGGATCGACAATCTGGGCGACGTGCGGCTGGGGAGCCACGTCTGCCTGTCGCAACGGGCCTACCTGTGCTGTGGGGGGCACGACCACCGCCGACGAGGATTCGATCTGATCGTCGGCGACATTACCCTTGAAGACGGCTCCTGGGTCGGCGCCGGGGCGACGGTCCTCGGCGGCGTCACTGTGGGGACGAACGCCATCGCCGCCGCCGGCAGTGTCGTGACGAAGGACGTGCCGGCGGCAAAAGTGGTGGGGGGGGTCCCTGCCCGGGTCTTGGGAGATCGGGAGCGACCGGGAGGCCTGGGGATTGGGGCTGGGGGCTGA
- a CDS encoding NAD-dependent epimerase/dehydratase family protein, with the protein MKNDLILVAGGGGFIGGHLIAKLRELGHTNIRSVDIKPTEEWYQVFDDVDNVVADLKLKDACEAATKDAVEVYNLAADMGGMGFIENNRALCMLSVLINTHLLEAAQAAGTVQRFFYASSACVYNADKQKSEDVIPLKEADAYPAMPEDGYGWEKLFSERMCRHFREDFGLQTRVARFHNVYGPFGTWDGGREKAPAAVIRKVITAKETGDLNIEIWGDGKQTRSFMYIDDCVEGILKITHSDIIEPLNLGSDELTTINGLVDIVEDIAGVKLERHYKLDAPKGVNGRNSDNTLISELLGWAPGIKLREGMAKTYEWIHAEYLAKHGAAV; encoded by the coding sequence ATGAAAAACGACCTGATCCTCGTTGCCGGCGGCGGCGGATTCATTGGCGGACACCTGATCGCCAAGCTCCGCGAGCTCGGCCACACGAACATCCGCAGCGTCGATATCAAGCCGACGGAAGAGTGGTACCAGGTTTTCGACGATGTCGATAACGTCGTCGCTGACCTCAAGCTCAAAGACGCCTGCGAAGCCGCGACGAAAGACGCGGTTGAGGTCTACAACTTGGCCGCCGATATGGGCGGCATGGGCTTCATCGAGAACAACCGCGCGCTCTGCATGTTGAGCGTCCTGATCAACACCCACCTGCTCGAAGCGGCCCAAGCCGCCGGCACGGTGCAGCGGTTCTTCTACGCCTCCAGCGCGTGCGTCTACAACGCCGACAAGCAGAAGTCCGAGGACGTCATCCCGCTCAAGGAAGCCGACGCGTACCCGGCCATGCCGGAGGACGGTTACGGCTGGGAGAAGCTCTTCAGCGAGCGGATGTGCCGCCACTTCCGCGAAGACTTCGGCCTGCAAACGCGCGTCGCGCGGTTCCACAACGTCTACGGCCCGTTCGGCACTTGGGACGGCGGCCGTGAGAAGGCCCCCGCCGCTGTGATCCGTAAGGTCATCACCGCCAAGGAGACCGGCGACCTCAACATCGAGATCTGGGGCGACGGCAAGCAGACCCGTTCTTTTATGTACATCGACGACTGCGTCGAGGGGATCCTCAAGATCACTCACAGCGACATCATCGAGCCGCTAAACCTTGGCTCGGACGAACTGACGACCATCAACGGCTTGGTGGACATTGTCGAGGACATCGCCGGCGTTAAGCTCGAACGGCACTACAAGCTCGACGCGCCGAAGGGCGTCAACGGCCGCAACAGCGACAACACACTGATCAGTGAGTTGCTCGGCTGGGCGCCCGGCATCAAGCTGCGTGAAGGCATGGCGAAGACCTACGAGTGGATCCACGCCGAGTACCTCGCCAAGCACGGCGCCGCGGTCTGA
- a CDS encoding glycosyltransferase family 4 protein has product MTLSSLIFSEYRFATYAIALLVGWLAALALTPVVRRAGVKLGFVDKPNARKLQLNPIALGGGIAVLGATFTAVAVAFLFADVALTVTFFRDDARLLAGLAFATVATLALGLYDDARDMRGLYKLIAQVAIASVLVYLGLGIPVIALFGQDVELGWLSIPLSIFWLVGSTNAINLLDGIDGLASGIGMVLCLTLATINAYYGQFPEAVVTLAMAGALFGFLRYNFAPATIYLGDAGSMVIGLVIGAIALQTNLKTPAFVAMVVPLAVWAVPILDSGAAIVRRRLTGRSIFAPDRGHLHHALLTRGWTVPQASMFITLICAVTCLSAVLGVIWQNELIVVVTVVLVVAFLISSRTFGHVEYELLRARLRQSGLTFSSNDPSGAGRQHGAVRLQGSHEWEVLWDSIVEAAPSYGLTKLQLTIHMPRVHEAFYASWRAPKGAKPIADSSWRVTHPLTFDGEVVGKLDIVGLVDDHERSTLSQIAQVLDFLEPIEDEVREVKRSLLLSHVAKKNDAPVAPPTSIDPKTLETSLAAH; this is encoded by the coding sequence GTGACGCTTTCGTCGCTCATCTTTTCCGAATACCGGTTCGCCACCTACGCCATCGCGCTGTTGGTAGGCTGGCTCGCCGCCCTAGCGCTGACGCCGGTGGTCCGTCGGGCTGGGGTCAAGCTTGGATTCGTCGATAAGCCCAACGCCCGTAAGCTGCAACTCAACCCGATCGCCCTCGGCGGGGGGATCGCGGTGCTTGGGGCGACCTTCACAGCCGTGGCGGTGGCGTTTCTGTTCGCCGACGTCGCGCTGACGGTCACGTTCTTCCGGGACGACGCCCGACTACTCGCCGGCCTCGCCTTCGCAACGGTGGCGACGCTGGCGCTGGGCCTGTACGACGACGCCCGCGACATGCGGGGCCTCTACAAGCTCATCGCCCAGGTCGCGATCGCCAGCGTGCTGGTCTACCTCGGGCTCGGCATCCCCGTGATCGCGCTCTTCGGCCAGGATGTTGAACTCGGTTGGCTTTCGATTCCGCTGTCGATCTTTTGGCTGGTGGGTTCGACCAACGCGATCAATCTGCTCGACGGCATCGACGGGCTCGCTTCGGGCATCGGCATGGTGCTCTGCCTGACGCTCGCGACCATCAACGCCTACTACGGCCAGTTCCCCGAGGCGGTGGTCACGCTCGCCATGGCGGGCGCCCTGTTTGGGTTCCTCCGTTACAACTTCGCCCCGGCGACTATCTACCTCGGCGACGCCGGCAGTATGGTCATCGGCTTGGTGATCGGCGCCATCGCTCTGCAAACGAACCTCAAAACCCCTGCCTTCGTGGCGATGGTCGTGCCGCTGGCGGTGTGGGCCGTGCCGATCCTCGACTCGGGCGCCGCCATCGTCCGCCGGCGGCTCACCGGCCGGAGCATCTTCGCCCCCGACCGCGGGCACCTGCATCACGCCCTGCTGACACGCGGCTGGACCGTGCCGCAAGCGTCGATGTTCATCACCTTGATCTGTGCCGTGACGTGCCTCAGCGCCGTGCTCGGCGTGATCTGGCAGAACGAGCTCATTGTCGTCGTAACGGTCGTGCTGGTGGTCGCCTTCCTGATCAGCAGCCGCACGTTCGGCCACGTCGAGTACGAACTGCTCCGCGCCCGGCTCCGCCAAAGCGGCCTCACCTTCAGCAGCAACGATCCCAGCGGCGCCGGCCGCCAGCACGGGGCGGTGCGGCTGCAAGGCTCGCACGAGTGGGAGGTCCTCTGGGACTCGATTGTCGAAGCGGCGCCAAGCTACGGGCTCACGAAGCTGCAGCTGACGATCCACATGCCGCGCGTTCACGAGGCGTTCTACGCTTCGTGGCGGGCGCCGAAGGGGGCGAAACCGATTGCCGACTCGAGTTGGCGGGTCACGCACCCGTTGACGTTCGATGGCGAAGTGGTGGGCAAACTCGACATCGTCGGCCTGGTCGATGACCACGAGCGTTCGACGCTGAGTCAGATCGCCCAGGTGCTCGACTTCCTTGAGCCGATCGAGGACGAAGTCCGTGAAGTGAAGCGTTCGCTGCTGCTGAGTCACGTCGCTAAAAAAAACGACGCGCCGGTAGCTCCCCCGACGTCGATTGATCCGAAAACTTTAGAAACGTCGCTTGCCGCCCACTGA
- a CDS encoding heavy-metal-associated domain-containing protein, which produces MDTAIGVWRRLPPIKQLSNNDTEVVMRAAKVLVVLFVCAVAAPVLAQQPMAQTKKLAPGVVIVAVEDMHCATCAKKVARKLYAVKGVKRVAPSLEKDLVTVHVPADRPVAVVTIWSAVAASGIKPVELRFGTERLDAEAIAPLLAAAKASQVR; this is translated from the coding sequence ATGGACACCGCAATCGGCGTCTGGAGACGCCTCCCACCGATCAAGCAATTATCTAATAACGACACGGAGGTCGTGATGCGTGCTGCAAAGGTCTTGGTGGTTCTGTTTGTTTGTGCTGTTGCCGCGCCGGTTCTTGCTCAGCAGCCGATGGCGCAAACGAAGAAACTCGCCCCGGGCGTCGTCATCGTGGCGGTCGAGGACATGCACTGCGCGACGTGCGCCAAGAAGGTCGCGCGGAAACTCTACGCGGTGAAGGGCGTCAAACGCGTAGCGCCGTCGCTGGAGAAGGACCTCGTCACGGTCCACGTCCCGGCCGACCGGCCGGTAGCGGTTGTAACGATTTGGTCGGCGGTCGCCGCCAGCGGGATCAAGCCCGTTGAGCTACGCTTTGGAACCGAGCGGCTCGACGCCGAGGCAATCGCGCCGCTGCTGGCTGCGGCGAAGGCGTCGCAGGTCCGTTGA